Within Desulfocurvus vexinensis DSM 17965, the genomic segment GGGGAAGGGGAGGGCGGGCCCCGCTTTCGGCGCTTGGGGAAAGGGGGGCCCGCCTCCCCTTCCCCGGTGGCCGCAGGCCGCCCCGCCGGGCGCTGCGCCGGGCCTTACAGCCTGCCGCTCTGGAGTTCCTGGCGGTAGGAGTCGATGCCTGCGGTGATGCCATCGGCCACGCGCTGGAGGTAGGCGTCGGAGCGCAGCAGGTCAGCCTCGGCGGGGTGGGTGATGTAGCCGATTTCCACGAGCACGGCGGGCATCTTGGCGCCGATGAGCACGAAGAACGGCGCGCTGCGGGCGCCGTGGTCCACGATGCCCTTGTACTTGGCGCTCAGCTGGCGCACGCAGTTCTTCTGGACGTGCCGGGCCAGGACCTTGGATTCCTCGATCTTGAAGCTGTGCACGAGGTCCATGACGATCTTCTGGGTGTCGCTGATCTTGACGGGATCGACGTTGTTTTCCTTGGCGGCCAGGCGCAGGACGATGTCGTTGCGCGCCTTGCCCAGGTAGTATGTCTCGAAGCCGCGCACGGAGCTGGAGTTGTTGGCGTTGCAGTGCAGCGAGATGAACAGGTCGGCCTTCTTGATGTTGGCGGCCAGCACGCGGTCTTCGAGCTGGATCTTGGTGTCGTCGGTGCGCGTGTAGAGCACCTGGTAGCCGCGTTCCTGGAGGGTTTTGCCCAGGATGCGCGCTGCGCGCAGGGTGATGTCCTTTTCCTTGGTGCGGATGGACTTCTGGGCCCGGCCCTTGCTGTCCTTGGTGGTCACGTATTGCAGGGCGCCGGGGTCGCGGCCGCCGTGCCCGGCGTCGATCATGATGGTGCGCACGGTCATGCCCAGCTGGGCGAGCACGTCGTGGGCGGTCGTGGCTTCCTTCTTGCCGGGGGTGCGCGCGTCGTCGGGGCGGGTTGCCGGGGCGGCGGCCTGCTGCTGGGCCTGCTGGGCCTGCCGGTCGCGCGCCACGGACTGGCGGGCAAACACGTCGATGACGATGCGCGGCGGGTCGGGCAGGGTCAGCACGTGGTATTCCTGCTCGTCCTTGAAGTCGAGGACCACGCGGGCGGTGCTGGCCGTGTTCTGCCCGGCGCGGATGGATTGCAGGAAGCCGCCGGGGATCTCGACCTTGCGTTTGAGTTCGGGGCCCAGGGTGGTCTTGTCCAGGTCCACGTACATGCGGTGGGTCTTGCCCTGGGCGGGGTCGGCGGGCAGCCGGGCGTGCTTGAAGGCCACGGGGCCGGAGATGTCGAGCACGATGCGCGTGAAGTCGTCGCCGCTGCTGTAGCGCACGCCGGTGAGCACGCCGGGGCCGGTGGCCTCGGCGAAGGTGCCCGTGGCCACGTCCTCGGGGAGCGGGGCGCCATCGGCCAGGGCCGGGATGGGGGCCGGGGCGGTCATGGGGCCCTCGGGCCGGGGCAGGGCCTTGGCCCGGGCCTGGTCCATCTCGGCCAGCAGGGCCCGCGCGGGCTTGATCTGGTCGCCGTCGGGGTATTCGGCCAGCAGCAGCAGCAGGTCGGCGTAGGCCTTGTCCTCGTCGCCCAGGTTGCGGTAGGCGACCTGGGCCTTGCGGAAGATGGCGTCGTCGCGCCAGGAGTCCTTGCGGTCGAAGGCGTCGGCGGCGCGGCCATAGTATTCGGCGGCCTGGGCGTAGTCCTCCCGGGCGCCCGAGCGGCGGCCTGCCTCCTCGCTGGCGAAGCCCGCGAAATAGGCGGCCCGGGCGCCCAGGGTGGCGCGCGGAACGGCCCGGTAGACCTCGGCCAGCCGGGCGGCGTTGTCGCGCATCTGGCGGGAGGTGGTGGCCTTGGAGGCGCGCAGGGTGTTGAAGTCGCCCACGGCGCGGTCGTAGGCCGCGCGGATCTTGGGCGTGACCGTGGCGGAAGCGGAGGAGGCCGGAGGCGGCGCGGGCATGGAGGCCCGGGGCGTCTGTGCGGCCTGGGCGGCGGGGGCGGGCTGGGCCTTGCCGGTGATCTGGGTCAGCAGGGCGCTGGCGGCCTTGGCCTGGTCGCCGTTGGGGTAGGCGGCCAGCAGTTCGCGCAGGTCCGCCGCCGCCGTGCGCGGGTCGCCCAGGCGCCGGTAGGTCACTTCGGCCTTGCGGTACAGGCAGTCGTCCACCCAGCTGTGCCCGGGGGGGAAGCGGTTGGCCGCGCGCTGGTAGGCGTCTGCGGCGCGC encodes:
- a CDS encoding N-acetylmuramoyl-L-alanine amidase, which produces MPVAQAPAPVFARTLRALRPGAVLAVLALLAALAAPQALAQSASRQQLYARALESFQWVMAEESRAMRRDLWGKVLERFEAVLRAGTDTEFAPKSLFYIGRSYQELSNRSGLRNDAVRAADAYQRAANRFPPGHSWVDDCLYRKAEVTYRRLGDPRTAAADLRELLAAYPNGDQAKAASALLTQITGKAQPAPAAQAAQTPRASMPAPPPASSASATVTPKIRAAYDRAVGDFNTLRASKATTSRQMRDNAARLAEVYRAVPRATLGARAAYFAGFASEEAGRRSGAREDYAQAAEYYGRAADAFDRKDSWRDDAIFRKAQVAYRNLGDEDKAYADLLLLLAEYPDGDQIKPARALLAEMDQARAKALPRPEGPMTAPAPIPALADGAPLPEDVATGTFAEATGPGVLTGVRYSSGDDFTRIVLDISGPVAFKHARLPADPAQGKTHRMYVDLDKTTLGPELKRKVEIPGGFLQSIRAGQNTASTARVVLDFKDEQEYHVLTLPDPPRIVIDVFARQSVARDRQAQQAQQQAAAPATRPDDARTPGKKEATTAHDVLAQLGMTVRTIMIDAGHGGRDPGALQYVTTKDSKGRAQKSIRTKEKDITLRAARILGKTLQERGYQVLYTRTDDTKIQLEDRVLAANIKKADLFISLHCNANNSSSVRGFETYYLGKARNDIVLRLAAKENNVDPVKISDTQKIVMDLVHSFKIEESKVLARHVQKNCVRQLSAKYKGIVDHGARSAPFFVLIGAKMPAVLVEIGYITHPAEADLLRSDAYLQRVADGITAGIDSYRQELQSGRL